The Corynebacterium occultum sequence GTGACATTGACGGCCTGCCCATGGCGGAACAGTCCGACAAGGACTACGCCGCTGCAGGTGTCACCCAGGTGGACCAGAACACCGGGAAGGAAACCCCGGTCGCCCACACCTGTGGCCATGACTTCCACATCTCCTGCCTGCTGGGCGCCGTCCAGGCGCTCAACAGCCACAAGGACACCTGGTCCGGCACCTTCCTCGCCGTGTTCCAGCCCGCCGAGGAAAATGCCGCCGGCGCCAAGGAGATGGTGGCCAACGGGATCGTCGATAAGCTGCCCAAGCCCGATGTCTACCTGGGCCAGCACGTCCTGGGTTCCCTGCCCGGTGGTGCCGTGGGCACCCGCGCCGGCGCGATGCTCTCTGCCGCCGCCTCCATCGAGATCACCATCCACGGCAAGGGTTCACATGGTTCCATGCCTAACCTGGGGGTGGACCCGATCGTGCTGGGATCGGCGATCGTGACCCGCCTGCAGACCATCGTCGCCCGTGAGATCGCCGCCACGGAAACCGCCGTGGTCACCGTGGGCAGCTTCCACGCCGGCACCAAGTCCAACATCATCCCGGACTCCGCCGTGCTGCAGCTGAACACCCGCGCCTATGACACGGATGTGGCGGCCCACCTGCATGAGGCCATCGAACGCATCGTCCGCAAGGAATGCGAGGCGGCCCGCTCCCCCAGGGAACCGGAGTTCCGCTACTACGATCAGTACCCCCTGACAGAGAATGATGCCGAGCCCACCGCCAAGGTGCGCACCGCCTTCGATGAGTACTTCGGTGAGAACTCCGTCGACCTG is a genomic window containing:
- a CDS encoding amidohydrolase, encoding MSVQKILSDLDSTRDARESLYKFFHQHPELSLQEHQTSAKIQEELEASGIEVIRIGETGLVGVISNGEGPVIAMRGDIDGLPMAEQSDKDYAAAGVTQVDQNTGKETPVAHTCGHDFHISCLLGAVQALNSHKDTWSGTFLAVFQPAEENAAGAKEMVANGIVDKLPKPDVYLGQHVLGSLPGGAVGTRAGAMLSAAASIEITIHGKGSHGSMPNLGVDPIVLGSAIVTRLQTIVAREIAATETAVVTVGSFHAGTKSNIIPDSAVLQLNTRAYDTDVAAHLHEAIERIVRKECEAARSPREPEFRYYDQYPLTENDAEPTAKVRTAFDEYFGENSVDLAPIPASEDFSVIPDAFGSPYTYWGLGGFADHTTAPGNHSPFFAPDLQPTLDRGTEAIIVAVSPWLLKES